One segment of Burkholderia multivorans ATCC BAA-247 DNA contains the following:
- a CDS encoding OmpW/AlkL family protein — MKRKLAITGAAALAFALAGGTAHAQSAGSFYVSTGWFHLSPQDSSDPLFVYGVGGTPVNQSVPNTGAGINDADTLGLATGYFLTDHISTEFVLGVPPKFDITGKGQFANFGVLGRAYQWSPALLLRYHFNDANAKFRPYVGIGATYVWFTGAKITNTAFENGVLGGPTSATTSNQWAPVFNAGFTYNFTKHWFAGLSISYVPVSVTATFTTARRTQVGTLTETSKAHISLNPIVTYLNVGYRF; from the coding sequence ATGAAACGAAAACTGGCCATTACGGGGGCCGCGGCGCTCGCATTCGCACTGGCGGGCGGCACGGCACACGCACAATCTGCAGGTAGTTTTTACGTCAGCACCGGCTGGTTTCACCTGTCCCCGCAGGACAGCAGCGACCCGCTCTTTGTCTATGGCGTCGGCGGCACGCCCGTCAATCAGTCCGTTCCCAACACCGGTGCGGGCATCAACGATGCCGACACGCTCGGCCTGGCGACCGGCTACTTCCTCACCGACCACATTTCCACCGAATTCGTCCTCGGTGTGCCGCCGAAGTTCGACATCACCGGAAAAGGTCAGTTCGCGAACTTCGGCGTGCTCGGCCGCGCGTATCAGTGGAGCCCCGCACTGCTGCTGCGCTACCACTTCAACGACGCGAACGCGAAATTCCGCCCGTATGTCGGCATCGGCGCGACGTACGTCTGGTTCACCGGCGCGAAGATCACGAACACCGCGTTCGAGAACGGCGTGCTCGGCGGCCCCACCAGTGCAACGACGAGCAATCAGTGGGCCCCGGTCTTCAACGCAGGCTTCACGTACAACTTCACGAAGCACTGGTTCGCCGGCCTGTCGATTTCGTACGTGCCGGTGAGCGTCACCGCGACTTTCACCACCGCTCGCCGCACGCAGGTCGGCACGCTGACCGAAACCTCGAAAGCCCACATCTCGCTGAACCCGATCGTCACGTACCTGAACGTCGGCTACCGTTTCTAA
- a CDS encoding transposase, with amino-acid sequence MARLARLYVPDQPQHVILRGLDQQPAFVDDQDYELFIDCLKAAARDHHLSVHAYVLLPRQVQLLVTPSDEASLPKAMQAVGRRYVAHFNRRYSRRGTLWEGRYRATVIEGERYFLLASRVVELSPVRAQLVATPDAYRWSSYRHHVGLTVDSLITDHPLYWALGNTPFERQRAYKELCEQPLDERQADQLQQATLKGWVLGGETYREWAARTANRRVSPLPRGRPRKVRENTPPIQQ; translated from the coding sequence ATGGCACGGTTAGCACGACTCTACGTACCCGACCAGCCGCAGCACGTGATACTGCGCGGCCTGGATCAGCAACCCGCGTTCGTTGACGACCAGGACTACGAACTCTTCATCGATTGTCTGAAGGCCGCCGCACGCGATCATCACCTCTCGGTGCACGCCTACGTGCTGCTGCCGCGTCAGGTTCAGCTGCTCGTCACGCCGAGCGACGAGGCGAGCCTGCCGAAAGCGATGCAGGCGGTGGGGCGCCGCTACGTCGCGCATTTCAACCGGCGCTACTCGCGGCGCGGCACGCTGTGGGAAGGCCGCTACCGCGCGACCGTCATCGAAGGCGAACGCTATTTCCTGCTCGCGAGCCGCGTGGTCGAATTGAGCCCGGTGCGCGCGCAGCTCGTCGCGACGCCCGATGCATACCGATGGTCGAGCTACCGGCACCACGTCGGGCTCACCGTCGACAGCCTGATCACCGACCATCCGCTCTACTGGGCGCTCGGCAACACGCCGTTCGAGCGGCAGCGCGCCTACAAGGAGCTGTGCGAGCAGCCGCTCGACGAGCGTCAGGCCGACCAGTTGCAGCAGGCGACGCTGAAGGGCTGGGTGCTCGGCGGCGAAACCTACCGCGAATGGGCTGCGCGCACCGCCAATCGGCGCGTGTCGCCGCTGCCGCGCGGACGCCCCAGAAAGGTGCGCGAGAACACGCCGCCGATCCAGCAGTAA